Proteins co-encoded in one Prosthecobacter debontii genomic window:
- the gspG gene encoding type II secretion system major pseudopilin GspG, whose translation MKIETLKIKQCRQTRSAGFTLVEMVLVLGIVALLVGAGIVSLVGVLDSGKKTRVKADLNTLTAALRSYETDNMFLPSSEQGLMALVQKPSSRPAPTNYTPKLKKLLLDPWGNPYHYRRPGSKDKGGFDVYSAGPDGQPDSSDDIGNWDL comes from the coding sequence ATGAAGATAGAAACCCTGAAAATCAAGCAATGTAGGCAAACTCGCTCCGCAGGCTTCACGTTGGTGGAGATGGTTCTCGTGCTGGGTATTGTCGCACTATTGGTTGGCGCTGGTATTGTGTCATTGGTAGGGGTGCTCGACTCGGGGAAAAAGACTCGTGTGAAGGCTGACCTCAATACGCTGACGGCGGCTCTCCGCAGTTATGAAACGGACAATATGTTTCTTCCCAGCTCTGAGCAGGGATTGATGGCACTTGTGCAGAAGCCCTCTTCTCGACCCGCCCCCACCAACTACACGCCCAAGCTGAAGAAACTGTTGTTAGATCCTTGGGGGAATCCCTACCACTACCGCCGCCCAGGATCGAAGGATAAGGGGGGATTCGATGTCTATTCTGCAGGCCCGGATGGACAGCCAGATAGCTCGGATGATATCGGCAATTGGGATCTGTGA